A genomic window from Thunnus thynnus chromosome 12, fThuThy2.1, whole genome shotgun sequence includes:
- the LOC137193520 gene encoding ETS domain-containing transcription factor ERF-like: MSFQPSREDGGRLCRSESPGKVVAAMQCSCSSSVGHLSLPYWSRTVLFPDWAYKPAWSPGSRQVQLWHFLLELLGRGEGGAIGWGGEWGEFVIRDPERLARLWGERKGKPHMNYDKLSRALRYYYNKRILHKTKGKRFTYKFNFSKLILVNYPGYPPSPPAPPVPPAPPPNHQVITTSLHLMSQLIGLHCLLGNCFIMFLIT; encoded by the exons ATGAGTTTTCAGCCTTCCAGGGAAGATGGTGGGCGTCTGTGCCGCTCCGAATCACCTGGGAAGGTCGTTGCAGCT ATGCAGTGCAGCTGTAGCTCTTCAGTCGGACACCTTTCATTACCTTACTGGAGTagaa CAGTGCTGTTCCCTGACTGGGCCTACAAGCCGGCCTGGTCTCCGGGTTCCAGACAGGTCCAGCTGTGGCACTtcctgctggagctgctggggCGCGGCGAGGGCGGGGCCATCGGTTGGGGAGGGGAGTGGGGCGAGTTTGTCATCCGGGACCCCGAGAGGCTCGCCAGGTTGTGGGGGGAGAGGAAGGGCAAACCGCACATGAACTACGACAAGCTCAGCCGGGCGCTCAG ATACTACTACAACAAACGCATCCTGCACAAGACCAAAGGGAAAAGATTCACCTACAAGTTCAACTTCAGCAAACTCATCCTGGTCAACTATCCAGGATAcccaccatcaccaccagcaccaccagtaccaccagcaccaccacccAACCATCAGGTCATCACCACGTCTTTACATCTCATGTCACAACTTATAGGACTTCACTGTTTGCTGGGAAATTGctttatcatgtttttaatcACATAA